The following coding sequences are from one Solea solea chromosome 4, fSolSol10.1, whole genome shotgun sequence window:
- the rskrb gene encoding ribosomal protein S6 kinase-related protein isoform X2 gives MVMMGAHSTKNTTTSTDAQENDGWRGFLSSVGLSIPAGLCRLAPPALRLNRQRMLRGKSPDVPEHVLRLAGVGPNKLRAEWTLPGFISMFLPEFPHRTVPRQEHFQVLGYIAKGSFGPILKVKDRAEQKTYAVKVIPKSEILRLGVLEQSKEEVIVQRQVRHPFVHDLQDCWQTQRHLYIMCDYCSTGDLYTYWQMIGHFAEDTVRVFAAELASALGFLHDFGIIHRDVKMENILLTDDGHLRLADFGLSRRLERGGRAFTICGTIQYMAPEVLSGGPYNHAADWWSLGILLFSLVTGKFPVAAEADHCSMLRRVRSFPYEMPLSFSPQFALLVTELLCKTPARRLRTLDRFKRQTFFHGTTFDFALLQRHPVEVIVELRERPDRAAKARRGLTLSLQPLRGFDYDSLLSPVAAPDTQLDAQTQTHTDPLLPGPTVPPQPAQENGSRREVFV, from the exons ACGTCCACTGATGCACAGGAAAACGATGGATGGCGAGGTTTCCTCTCCAGCGTGGGTCTGTCGATCCCAGCAGGCCTCTGTCGCCTGGCACCGCCTGCCCTGCGTTTGAACCGGCAGCGAATGCTGCGGGGAAAGTCTCCTGACGTCCCGGAGCACGTGCTGAGGCTGGCCGGAGTCGGTCCAAACAAGCTGAGGGCTGAGTGGACGCTGCCAGGCTTCATTAGTATGTTTCTGCCCGAGTTCCCCCACAGAACTGTGCCTCGACAAGAACACTTCCAG GTGTTGGGCTACATCGCCAAAGGTTCATTTGGACCCATCCTGAAAGTAAAGGACAGAGCTGAACAGAAAACATATGCAGTTAAA GTCATACCCAAGTCAGAGATTCTGAGACTCGGGGTCTTAGAGCAGTCCAAAGAGGAAGTGATCGTGCAG CGTCAGGTCCGTCACCCGTTTGTCCATGACCTTCAGGACTGTTGGCAGACACAGCGTCACCTCTACATTA TGTGCGATTACTGCAGCACAGGAGACCTGTACACGTACTGGCAGATGATCGGTCACTTCGCCGAGGACACGGTGCGAGTGTTTGCAGCAGAGTTGGCGTCTGCACTCG GCTTCCTGCACGACTTTGGGATCATTCACAGAGACGTGAAG ATGGAGAACATTCTGCTGACGGACGACG GTCACCTGCGCTTGGCTGACTTTGGTTTGTCCCGTCGCCTGGAGAGAGGAGGACGAGCCTTCACCATCTGTGGAACAATCCAGTATATGg CACCAGAGGTCCTGAGCGGTGGACCCTACAACCACGCAGCTGATTGGTGGTCGCtgggaattctgcttttctCATTGGTTACTGGAAAG TTCCCTGTGGCTGCAGAAGCAGACCACTGCAGTATGCTGAGGAGAGTCAGGAGTTTTCCGTATGAAATGCCGCTGAGCTTCAGCCCACAGTTTGCCTTGCTTGTAACTGAG CTTTTGTGCAAAACTCCCGCTCGCCGCCTCAGGACCCTCGACCGCTTCAAACGACAAACCTTCTTCCATGGAACGACGTTTGACTTTGCTCTGCTGCAGCGCCATCCTGTGGAG gtgattgtggagctgagagagagaccGGACCGAGCTGCCAAAGCTCGCCGAggcctcactctgtctctgcagcctcTCAGAGGCTTCGACTACGACTCGCTCCTCAGCCCTGTGGCTGCACCTGACACTCAGCTGGACGCCCAGACTCAGACTCACACGGACCCGTTACTGCCTGGCCCAACGGTCCCACCGCAGCCTGCTCAGGAGAACGGTTCACGCAGAGAAGTGTTTGTTTGA
- the aldocb gene encoding fructose-bisphosphate aldolase C-B, which yields MTHQYPALTPEQKKELQDIAQRIVAPGKGILAADESTGSMAKRLNPIGVENTEENRRRYRQLLFTADQRMDSCIGGVIFFHETLYQNTDDGVSFAKLIKDRGIVVGIKVDKGVVPLAGTNGETTTQGLDGLSERCAQYKKDGADFAKWRSVLKISDTTPSELAILENANVLARYASICQQNGIVPIVEPEILPDGDHDLKRCQYVTEKVLAAVYKSLSDHHVYLEGTLLKPNMVTPGHSCPTKYSGEEIAMATVTALRRTVPPAVPGVTFLSGGQSEEEASVNLNAMNNCSLPRPWALTFSYGRALQASALNAWRGELSNEKASTEEFLKRAQANSLAALGKYESSGSAGSTGKSLYVANHAY from the exons ATGACTCACCAGTATCCCGCACTGACTCCTGAGCAGAAGAAAGAGCTGCAGGACATCGCTCAGAGGATAGTCGCTCCTGGAAAGGGCATCCTCGCCGCCGATGAGTCCACCG GCAGCATGGCCAAGCGTCTGAACCCCATCGGGGTGGAGAACACAGAGGAGAACAGGCGTCGCTACCGTCAGCTGCTCTTCACGGCCGACCAGCGCATGGACAGCTGCATCGGAGGCGTGATCTTCTTCCACGAAACTCTTTACCAGAACACAGACGACGGCGTTTCCTTCGCCAAGCTCATCAAAGACCGCGGCATTGTCGTTGGCATCAAG GTGGACAAAGGTGTTGTCCCTCTTGCTGGAACAAATGGAGAGACCACGACTCAGG GTCTCGACGGGCTGTCTGAGCGCTGTGCTCAGTACAAGAAGGACGGCGCAGACTTCGCCAAGTGGCGCTCGGTGCTGAAGATCAGCGACACCACTCCGTCTGAGCTCGCTATCCTGGAGAACGCCAACGTCCTGGCACGATATGCTAGCATCTGCCAGCAG AATGGTATTGTTCCTATTGTGGAGCCTGAGATCCTTCCTGACGGAGACCATGACCTGAAACGTTGCCAGTACGTCACTGAGAAG gtcctCGCTGCAGTGTACAAGTCCCTGTCAGACCACCACGTGTACCTGGAGGGGACACTGCTCAAACCCAACATGGTCACACCTGGACACTCCTGCCCCACCAAGTACAGCGGCGAGGAAATCGCCATGGCTACCGTCACTGCCCTGCGTCGCACCGTGCCTCCTGCTGTTCCAG GAGTGACCTTCTTGTCTGGTGGCCAGTCAGAGGAGGAGGCCAGCGTGAACCTTAATGCCATGAACAACTGTTCGCTCCCCAGGCCCTGGGCCCTGACCTTCTCCTATGGCCGTGCTCTGCAGGCCTCTGCCCTCAACGCCTGGAGAGGAGAGCTGAGCAACGAGAAGGCCAGCACCGAGGAGTTCCTCAAACGTGCTCAG GCAAACAGTCTGGCTGCGCTCGGCAAGTACGAGTCTTCTGGAAGCGCCGGCTCCACAGGAAAGTCCCTCTACGTAGCTAACCATGCCTACTAA
- the rskrb gene encoding ribosomal protein S6 kinase-related protein isoform X1 translates to MVMMGAHSTKNTTTSTDAQENDGWRGFLSSVGLSIPAGLCRLAPPALRLNRQRMLRGKSPDVPEHVLRLAGVGPNKLRAEWTLPGFISMFLPEFPHRTVPRQEHFQVLGYIAKGSFGPILKVKDRAEQKTYAVKVIPKSEILRLGVLEQSKEEVIVQRQVRHPFVHDLQDCWQTQRHLYIMCDYCSTGDLYTYWQMIGHFAEDTVRVFAAELASALGFLHDFGIIHRDVKMENILLTDDGHLRLADFGLSRRLERGGRAFTICGTIQYMAVVSVSAAPEVLSGGPYNHAADWWSLGILLFSLVTGKFPVAAEADHCSMLRRVRSFPYEMPLSFSPQFALLVTELLCKTPARRLRTLDRFKRQTFFHGTTFDFALLQRHPVEVIVELRERPDRAAKARRGLTLSLQPLRGFDYDSLLSPVAAPDTQLDAQTQTHTDPLLPGPTVPPQPAQENGSRREVFV, encoded by the exons ACGTCCACTGATGCACAGGAAAACGATGGATGGCGAGGTTTCCTCTCCAGCGTGGGTCTGTCGATCCCAGCAGGCCTCTGTCGCCTGGCACCGCCTGCCCTGCGTTTGAACCGGCAGCGAATGCTGCGGGGAAAGTCTCCTGACGTCCCGGAGCACGTGCTGAGGCTGGCCGGAGTCGGTCCAAACAAGCTGAGGGCTGAGTGGACGCTGCCAGGCTTCATTAGTATGTTTCTGCCCGAGTTCCCCCACAGAACTGTGCCTCGACAAGAACACTTCCAG GTGTTGGGCTACATCGCCAAAGGTTCATTTGGACCCATCCTGAAAGTAAAGGACAGAGCTGAACAGAAAACATATGCAGTTAAA GTCATACCCAAGTCAGAGATTCTGAGACTCGGGGTCTTAGAGCAGTCCAAAGAGGAAGTGATCGTGCAG CGTCAGGTCCGTCACCCGTTTGTCCATGACCTTCAGGACTGTTGGCAGACACAGCGTCACCTCTACATTA TGTGCGATTACTGCAGCACAGGAGACCTGTACACGTACTGGCAGATGATCGGTCACTTCGCCGAGGACACGGTGCGAGTGTTTGCAGCAGAGTTGGCGTCTGCACTCG GCTTCCTGCACGACTTTGGGATCATTCACAGAGACGTGAAG ATGGAGAACATTCTGCTGACGGACGACG GTCACCTGCGCTTGGCTGACTTTGGTTTGTCCCGTCGCCTGGAGAGAGGAGGACGAGCCTTCACCATCTGTGGAACAATCCAGTATATGg ctgttgTATCTGTGTCTGCAGCACCAGAGGTCCTGAGCGGTGGACCCTACAACCACGCAGCTGATTGGTGGTCGCtgggaattctgcttttctCATTGGTTACTGGAAAG TTCCCTGTGGCTGCAGAAGCAGACCACTGCAGTATGCTGAGGAGAGTCAGGAGTTTTCCGTATGAAATGCCGCTGAGCTTCAGCCCACAGTTTGCCTTGCTTGTAACTGAG CTTTTGTGCAAAACTCCCGCTCGCCGCCTCAGGACCCTCGACCGCTTCAAACGACAAACCTTCTTCCATGGAACGACGTTTGACTTTGCTCTGCTGCAGCGCCATCCTGTGGAG gtgattgtggagctgagagagagaccGGACCGAGCTGCCAAAGCTCGCCGAggcctcactctgtctctgcagcctcTCAGAGGCTTCGACTACGACTCGCTCCTCAGCCCTGTGGCTGCACCTGACACTCAGCTGGACGCCCAGACTCAGACTCACACGGACCCGTTACTGCCTGGCCCAACGGTCCCACCGCAGCCTGCTCAGGAGAACGGTTCACGCAGAGAAGTGTTTGTTTGA
- the rskrb gene encoding ribosomal protein S6 kinase-related protein isoform X3, which translates to MLRGKSPDVPEHVLRLAGVGPNKLRAEWTLPGFISMFLPEFPHRTVPRQEHFQVLGYIAKGSFGPILKVKDRAEQKTYAVKVIPKSEILRLGVLEQSKEEVIVQRQVRHPFVHDLQDCWQTQRHLYIMCDYCSTGDLYTYWQMIGHFAEDTVRVFAAELASALGFLHDFGIIHRDVKMENILLTDDGHLRLADFGLSRRLERGGRAFTICGTIQYMAVVSVSAAPEVLSGGPYNHAADWWSLGILLFSLVTGKFPVAAEADHCSMLRRVRSFPYEMPLSFSPQFALLVTELLCKTPARRLRTLDRFKRQTFFHGTTFDFALLQRHPVEVIVELRERPDRAAKARRGLTLSLQPLRGFDYDSLLSPVAAPDTQLDAQTQTHTDPLLPGPTVPPQPAQENGSRREVFV; encoded by the exons ATGCTGCGGGGAAAGTCTCCTGACGTCCCGGAGCACGTGCTGAGGCTGGCCGGAGTCGGTCCAAACAAGCTGAGGGCTGAGTGGACGCTGCCAGGCTTCATTAGTATGTTTCTGCCCGAGTTCCCCCACAGAACTGTGCCTCGACAAGAACACTTCCAG GTGTTGGGCTACATCGCCAAAGGTTCATTTGGACCCATCCTGAAAGTAAAGGACAGAGCTGAACAGAAAACATATGCAGTTAAA GTCATACCCAAGTCAGAGATTCTGAGACTCGGGGTCTTAGAGCAGTCCAAAGAGGAAGTGATCGTGCAG CGTCAGGTCCGTCACCCGTTTGTCCATGACCTTCAGGACTGTTGGCAGACACAGCGTCACCTCTACATTA TGTGCGATTACTGCAGCACAGGAGACCTGTACACGTACTGGCAGATGATCGGTCACTTCGCCGAGGACACGGTGCGAGTGTTTGCAGCAGAGTTGGCGTCTGCACTCG GCTTCCTGCACGACTTTGGGATCATTCACAGAGACGTGAAG ATGGAGAACATTCTGCTGACGGACGACG GTCACCTGCGCTTGGCTGACTTTGGTTTGTCCCGTCGCCTGGAGAGAGGAGGACGAGCCTTCACCATCTGTGGAACAATCCAGTATATGg ctgttgTATCTGTGTCTGCAGCACCAGAGGTCCTGAGCGGTGGACCCTACAACCACGCAGCTGATTGGTGGTCGCtgggaattctgcttttctCATTGGTTACTGGAAAG TTCCCTGTGGCTGCAGAAGCAGACCACTGCAGTATGCTGAGGAGAGTCAGGAGTTTTCCGTATGAAATGCCGCTGAGCTTCAGCCCACAGTTTGCCTTGCTTGTAACTGAG CTTTTGTGCAAAACTCCCGCTCGCCGCCTCAGGACCCTCGACCGCTTCAAACGACAAACCTTCTTCCATGGAACGACGTTTGACTTTGCTCTGCTGCAGCGCCATCCTGTGGAG gtgattgtggagctgagagagagaccGGACCGAGCTGCCAAAGCTCGCCGAggcctcactctgtctctgcagcctcTCAGAGGCTTCGACTACGACTCGCTCCTCAGCCCTGTGGCTGCACCTGACACTCAGCTGGACGCCCAGACTCAGACTCACACGGACCCGTTACTGCCTGGCCCAACGGTCCCACCGCAGCCTGCTCAGGAGAACGGTTCACGCAGAGAAGTGTTTGTTTGA